A single region of the Marinobacter salinisoli genome encodes:
- a CDS encoding YceI family protein, with product MKKLLLASAVSMTLIGSAQADGHGGTYAFDDEGAHQFITFKISHLGYSWLYGRFNDFDGEFVYDEGNPENSSVSVTIDTASVDSNHAERDKHLRSEDFLYVDDFPEASFQSTRIEMGADGEADIVGDLTLRGVTKEVTLDAKMVGHGEDPWGGYRMGFEAQTELTLKDFGVPKDLGEASETVEIIISVEGIRQ from the coding sequence ATGAAGAAATTGCTGCTTGCTTCTGCCGTATCCATGACGCTGATCGGCAGTGCCCAGGCTGACGGCCATGGTGGCACCTACGCGTTTGACGACGAGGGTGCCCACCAGTTTATTACCTTCAAGATTTCCCACCTCGGTTACAGCTGGCTGTACGGGCGCTTCAACGATTTCGATGGCGAGTTCGTTTATGACGAGGGCAATCCGGAGAACAGCTCTGTATCGGTGACCATCGACACGGCCAGTGTCGACTCCAATCATGCCGAGCGCGATAAGCACCTGCGCAGCGAAGATTTCCTGTATGTGGATGATTTTCCCGAGGCCAGCTTTCAAAGCACCCGGATTGAGATGGGAGCCGATGGCGAGGCCGATATTGTCGGTGATCTGACCCTCCGTGGTGTCACCAAAGAAGTGACGCTGGACGCCAAAATGGTCGGTCACGGAGAAGATCCCTGGGGCGGCTATCGCATGGGGTTTGAAGCCCAGACCGAACTGACCCTGAAGGATTTCGGTGTGCCCAAGGATCTGGGGGAGGCCTCTGAAACGGTCGAGATCATTATCTCCGTGGAAGGCATCCGCCAGTAA
- the parE gene encoding DNA topoisomerase IV subunit B has translation MSQQQYNADAIEVLSGLDPVRKRPGMYTETSRPNHLAQEVIDNSVDEALAGHASRIDVVLYSDGSLSVEDDGRGMPVDMHKEEGLPGVELILTRLHAGGKFSQGNYSFSGGLHGVGVSVVNALSNHLEVQIKRDGQLHRITFADGDKVSDLEVIGTVGKRNTGTRLKFTPDPSYFDSPNFSVSRLRHNLRAKAVLCPGLTVTFVQEKTGEKDEWHYEDGLRDYLRTALADLEAIPLDPFTGSFSGNAEAVDWAIQWLPEGGEAVMESYVNLIPTAQGGTHVNGLRTGLLEAMREFCEFRNLLPRGVKLSPEDIWERAAYVLSFKMQEPQFSGQTKERLSSREAAAFVSGIVKDAFSLWLNQHTGVAEALAELFISNAQRRLRASKKVARKKVTSGPALPGKLADCSGGDTARSELFLVEGDSAGGSAKQARDREFQAVMPLRGKILNTWEVDPSEVLGSQEVHDIAVAIGVDPGSDKLDGLRYNKVCILADADSDGLHIATLLCALFVKHFRPLVAAGHVFVAMPPLYRVDLGKETFYALDEHEKQGILDRLAAEKRKGKISVTRFKGLGEMNPLQLRETTMAPDTRRLVMLTIEDGDDTDSRMDMLLGKKRASDRRSWLETYGNIADVPL, from the coding sequence ATGAGCCAACAACAATATAACGCCGACGCTATCGAAGTATTGAGCGGCCTTGATCCGGTTCGCAAACGTCCGGGGATGTACACCGAAACCAGTCGCCCGAACCATCTGGCTCAGGAAGTCATCGACAACAGTGTGGACGAGGCCTTGGCCGGCCACGCCAGCCGTATTGATGTTGTTCTCTACAGCGACGGTTCCCTCAGCGTGGAGGACGACGGCCGCGGCATGCCGGTGGATATGCACAAAGAGGAAGGCCTGCCCGGGGTTGAACTGATCCTCACCCGGCTGCATGCGGGCGGTAAGTTCTCTCAGGGCAATTACAGCTTCTCCGGTGGGCTTCACGGCGTCGGGGTTTCGGTTGTGAACGCGTTATCAAACCACCTGGAAGTGCAGATCAAGCGCGATGGCCAGCTGCACCGCATCACCTTCGCCGATGGCGACAAAGTGTCGGACCTCGAAGTAATCGGCACCGTCGGCAAACGAAACACGGGCACGCGTCTCAAGTTCACGCCGGACCCCAGTTATTTTGACAGCCCGAACTTCTCCGTCAGCCGCCTGCGCCATAACCTGCGGGCGAAGGCTGTGCTTTGCCCCGGGCTTACCGTCACCTTCGTGCAGGAGAAGACCGGGGAAAAGGACGAGTGGCATTACGAAGATGGGCTTCGCGATTACCTGCGCACCGCGTTGGCCGATCTGGAGGCGATTCCGCTGGATCCGTTCACTGGCAGTTTCTCCGGAAATGCCGAAGCGGTGGACTGGGCTATCCAGTGGCTGCCAGAGGGTGGCGAGGCGGTGATGGAAAGCTACGTCAACCTGATTCCGACCGCCCAGGGTGGTACCCACGTTAATGGGTTGCGAACTGGCCTGCTGGAAGCCATGCGGGAATTCTGTGAGTTCCGGAACCTGCTGCCCCGCGGGGTCAAACTGTCACCAGAGGATATCTGGGAGCGGGCGGCGTACGTCTTGTCATTCAAGATGCAGGAGCCCCAGTTCTCTGGTCAGACCAAGGAACGTCTGTCCTCGCGTGAAGCGGCGGCGTTCGTGTCCGGCATCGTCAAAGATGCCTTTAGCCTGTGGCTGAACCAGCACACCGGTGTTGCCGAGGCTCTGGCCGAACTGTTTATCAGCAATGCCCAGCGCCGCCTGCGGGCCAGCAAGAAAGTGGCGCGGAAAAAAGTTACCTCGGGCCCCGCCTTGCCCGGCAAGTTGGCAGATTGCTCGGGAGGCGATACCGCCCGGTCCGAGCTGTTCCTGGTGGAAGGGGATTCTGCCGGCGGTTCGGCCAAGCAGGCCCGCGATCGTGAATTCCAGGCGGTGATGCCGCTGCGGGGCAAGATCCTTAACACCTGGGAGGTTGATCCTTCCGAGGTGCTGGGCTCCCAGGAAGTACACGATATCGCTGTGGCCATCGGTGTCGACCCGGGCTCGGACAAGCTTGACGGTTTGCGCTACAACAAAGTCTGCATCCTGGCCGATGCGGACTCCGATGGCCTGCATATTGCCACGCTGCTGTGCGCCCTGTTCGTCAAACACTTCCGCCCGCTGGTGGCAGCCGGTCACGTGTTCGTTGCCATGCCGCCGCTGTACCGGGTGGACCTGGGCAAGGAAACCTTCTATGCCCTGGATGAACATGAGAAGCAGGGCATTCTGGACCGACTGGCGGCCGAAAAGCGCAAAGGCAAGATCTCGGTGACCCGATTCAAGGGGCTGGGTGAAATGAACCCCCTGCAGTTGCGCGAAACCACCATGGCGCCGGATACCCGTCGTCTGGTGATGCTCACCATCGAAGACGGTGACGATACTGACAGCCGTATGGATATGCTGCTGGGCAAAAAACGGGCTTCCGACCGCCGCTCCTGGCTGGAAACCTACGGCAACATCGCCGACGTTCCTCTTTAA
- the ypfJ gene encoding KPN_02809 family neutral zinc metallopeptidase, which yields MRWRDGRRSDNVEDRRGQTSRYAAAGAGSAVLLRFLPMLFRSKMGRTILIVGVILIFGGKMLGIDILPFLLGGGSPTTVESQREFTEAEQELADFTSVVLADTEDTWKAIFAERGADYREPTLVLFTGQVQSACGFASAAVGPFYCPGDEKVYIDLTFFDDLARRFGAPGDFAQAYVLAHEVGHHVQTVLGISQEVRRLGQGRSKQEVNALSVRQELQADCFAGVWGHIAHRERQILEPGDLDEALQAATAIGDDRLQRQAGGQVVPDSFTHGTSEQRARWFRRGFETGNIDNCNTFEARQL from the coding sequence ATGCGCTGGAGAGATGGCAGGCGAAGTGACAACGTGGAAGACCGGCGTGGACAAACCTCTCGATATGCCGCCGCCGGTGCAGGCAGCGCCGTACTGCTTCGATTTCTGCCCATGCTCTTTCGCAGCAAAATGGGCCGGACAATACTCATCGTTGGCGTCATTCTGATCTTCGGCGGGAAAATGCTGGGCATCGATATCCTGCCCTTCCTGCTGGGGGGAGGCAGCCCCACCACCGTAGAAAGCCAGCGGGAATTCACTGAGGCCGAGCAGGAGCTCGCCGACTTCACCTCGGTGGTGCTTGCCGACACCGAGGATACCTGGAAAGCCATATTTGCAGAACGCGGTGCGGACTATCGTGAACCCACCCTCGTGCTGTTCACTGGCCAGGTGCAATCAGCCTGCGGCTTCGCCAGCGCCGCCGTCGGGCCGTTTTACTGCCCCGGGGACGAAAAGGTGTACATTGATCTGACCTTCTTCGACGATCTGGCCCGCCGTTTCGGAGCACCCGGCGATTTCGCCCAGGCCTATGTCCTCGCCCACGAGGTCGGACACCATGTGCAAACGGTCCTGGGCATCAGCCAGGAAGTCCGGCGGCTGGGACAGGGACGCAGCAAGCAAGAAGTGAATGCGCTGTCGGTCAGACAAGAATTGCAGGCCGACTGCTTTGCCGGCGTCTGGGGGCATATTGCGCACCGGGAGCGCCAGATCCTGGAGCCTGGCGATCTCGACGAAGCCCTGCAGGCCGCAACAGCCATTGGCGATGATCGTCTGCAACGCCAGGCGGGCGGGCAAGTGGTGCCGGACAGTTTCACCCATGGCACCTCGGAACAGCGCGCCCGCTGGTTCCGGCGCGGCTTTGAGACCGGCAACATAGATAACTGCAACACCTTTGAGGCCAGGCAGCTCTGA
- a CDS encoding cytochrome b: MQITNSPTGYGLVSVALHWLVAVLVLGLFALGWWMVDLDYYDSWYKTGPDIHRSVGIILFGLMVFRTVWRGANKRPAPLTNHTRWEVAAAHGVHVVLYLLLFTATVSGYLISTADGSSIHVFDWFHVPSVTGQVKGLEDIAGDVHYWTTWAIVVLAGLHAGAALKHHFIDRDATLRRMLGRQN, translated from the coding sequence ATGCAGATTACGAATTCGCCGACAGGCTATGGGCTGGTCTCCGTAGCACTCCACTGGCTGGTGGCTGTTCTGGTGCTGGGCCTGTTCGCGCTCGGCTGGTGGATGGTCGATCTTGACTACTACGACAGTTGGTACAAGACCGGTCCGGACATTCACCGAAGCGTGGGGATCATCCTGTTTGGCCTGATGGTTTTCCGGACCGTTTGGCGCGGCGCCAACAAAAGACCTGCACCGCTTACGAATCACACCCGGTGGGAAGTAGCCGCGGCCCACGGAGTGCACGTGGTACTTTACCTGTTGCTTTTTACTGCCACCGTCAGTGGTTATCTGATTTCCACTGCGGACGGATCGTCGATCCACGTGTTCGACTGGTTTCACGTGCCCTCGGTGACCGGGCAGGTGAAAGGACTGGAGGACATTGCCGGAGATGTCCACTACTGGACGACCTGGGCCATCGTGGTTCTGGCCGGTTTGCACGCCGGCGCCGCCCTCAAGCACCACTTTATTGATCGTGACGCGACGCTGCGTCGTATGCTTGGCCGTCAGAATTAG
- a CDS encoding EAL domain-containing protein: MRAFDNDNAAVLPLHLFQLPSSPAENLLLDRLCRYLHIRNYSTFEDELNWLFLNVSPQAVTSGSQSDSFFGQLLKKTGLPSHRIVMEIVEQPTDDAEKLRETVAYYKQLGCLTAIDDFGAGHSNFERIWNLSPDIVKLDRTLLTRATEDHKARQILNGIVSLLHQSGCLVLLEGVETRDQALIAIDAGVDFVQGFFFRKPSTDLEALSRSQAGFDELLDEYKSRNRQTLDPTLQLVTFFREHFRTAADKLSSGQSVKEACRALLGHPAVSRCYLVNDQGIQIDDTALSDWGNRHADPRFRPLESTSSADWFRQQYLRKALNEPETLHVTEPYLCVTGAYMCVTLSLGFHHNGSLQVLCCDILANPTPAQLNRR; the protein is encoded by the coding sequence ATCCGGGCATTCGATAACGACAACGCTGCGGTACTGCCCCTCCATCTGTTCCAGCTGCCCAGCTCACCTGCAGAGAACCTCCTGCTGGACCGACTCTGTCGCTACCTTCACATCCGTAACTACAGCACCTTCGAGGATGAACTGAACTGGCTGTTTCTGAACGTCTCCCCGCAGGCGGTCACCAGCGGGAGCCAGTCTGATTCCTTTTTCGGGCAACTACTGAAGAAAACCGGACTACCGTCACACCGCATTGTGATGGAGATTGTCGAGCAGCCGACGGATGATGCAGAGAAACTGAGAGAAACCGTTGCCTACTACAAACAGCTCGGTTGCCTGACAGCCATTGACGACTTCGGCGCAGGCCACTCGAACTTCGAACGCATCTGGAACCTGTCCCCGGACATCGTCAAACTTGACCGCACCCTACTGACCCGGGCGACCGAGGACCACAAGGCACGGCAGATCCTGAACGGCATTGTGTCACTGCTGCACCAATCCGGTTGCCTGGTGCTCCTGGAAGGTGTGGAAACCAGGGATCAGGCCCTGATTGCCATCGATGCCGGTGTTGACTTCGTGCAAGGGTTTTTCTTCCGAAAGCCCAGCACCGATCTGGAAGCGCTGTCCCGCTCCCAAGCCGGCTTTGACGAGTTGCTGGACGAGTACAAGAGCCGCAACCGGCAGACCCTGGACCCGACCCTCCAACTGGTGACGTTCTTCCGCGAGCACTTCCGTACCGCCGCCGACAAGCTCAGCTCCGGCCAGAGCGTGAAAGAGGCATGCCGGGCGCTGCTTGGCCATCCGGCGGTGTCTCGATGCTATCTGGTGAACGATCAGGGTATTCAGATCGATGACACGGCACTGTCAGACTGGGGCAATCGACATGCTGACCCGCGTTTCCGCCCTCTGGAGAGCACCAGCAGTGCCGACTGGTTCCGCCAGCAATACCTGCGCAAGGCGTTGAATGAGCCAGAGACCCTGCATGTAACAGAACCCTACCTCTGCGTCACCGGTGCCTACATGTGCGTCACTCTGTCACTGGGTTTCCATCACAACGGCTCGCTTCAAGTGCTTTGCTGTGACATCCTGGCAAATCCGACACCGGCTCAACTCAACCGAAGGTAA
- a CDS encoding SLC13 family permease yields the protein MDWQGWFALSLAGAALIFMSLGRVAPHIVMMGILVILSASGIISAEQALSGFSNSGLITVVAMFVVAAGIHHSGGVDLLVNKLLRHPRSVRSAQARIALPVTLLSGFMNNTPVVATMIPAVHAWSRKIGISPSKLMIPLSYSAILGGTLTLIGTSTNLVVNGQYQELTGDPGFSIFSITAVGLPVAVIGVAVLLLVMPRFLPDRQDQQKFGSMREFTLEVAVSFDGPLVGQTVGQAGLRELEQLYLVEIERDGNVVTAVPSEERLRGGDRLVFAGNTQAISDLMRINGIVPSVHEDEPSLSQDRAERRLVEAVLSPQSDVVGMTIRDARFRDRYGAVVLAVARGGRRVSGNLGNIRLKPGDVLLLEARPAFVSRQHYNKDFLLINDLDTERPRHDRAWLSWAILLVLVGLAACGVVSMLNAALLGAALMILTGCCSVEQAQKSVDVPVILTIGASFALGAALQQTGAAALLATTILEFSQGEVLLAILLVYVAVSVLTEIITNNAAAVLIIPIVLSMTTTMGIGAEPFVIAVMMAASASFATPLGYQTNMMVFGPGGYRFLDFVRVGLPMNLFIGGVTVAVIAQVYGLTFG from the coding sequence ATGGACTGGCAAGGCTGGTTTGCGCTCTCTTTAGCAGGCGCCGCTCTGATTTTTATGAGCCTCGGGCGAGTGGCGCCGCACATTGTGATGATGGGCATTCTCGTTATCCTGAGTGCCTCGGGCATCATTTCTGCCGAGCAGGCTCTGAGCGGGTTCAGCAACAGCGGCCTGATCACGGTGGTTGCGATGTTCGTGGTGGCTGCCGGCATCCATCACTCCGGTGGTGTCGATTTGCTGGTGAACAAGCTGTTGCGCCATCCGCGTTCCGTGCGCAGCGCCCAGGCCCGGATTGCCCTGCCTGTCACCTTGCTGAGTGGCTTCATGAACAACACTCCGGTTGTTGCCACCATGATTCCGGCGGTTCATGCCTGGTCCCGTAAGATTGGTATTTCCCCCTCCAAGTTGATGATCCCGCTGAGTTATTCGGCCATTCTCGGTGGCACGCTGACGCTGATCGGCACCAGCACCAACCTGGTGGTGAACGGGCAGTATCAGGAGTTGACCGGAGACCCGGGCTTTTCGATTTTTTCTATCACCGCTGTCGGGTTGCCGGTTGCGGTGATCGGTGTCGCGGTTCTGCTACTGGTGATGCCGCGTTTCCTGCCGGATCGCCAGGATCAGCAGAAGTTCGGCTCCATGCGCGAGTTCACCCTTGAAGTCGCCGTTTCCTTTGACGGCCCGTTGGTAGGCCAGACCGTAGGCCAGGCGGGGCTGCGGGAGCTTGAGCAGTTGTATCTGGTGGAGATTGAACGGGATGGCAACGTGGTCACGGCTGTGCCCTCTGAGGAGCGCCTGAGGGGAGGGGATCGGCTGGTCTTCGCAGGCAACACGCAGGCGATCTCGGACCTGATGCGGATCAACGGCATTGTGCCTTCGGTCCACGAGGATGAGCCCAGCCTGAGCCAGGATCGGGCCGAGAGGCGGCTGGTGGAAGCCGTTCTCTCGCCACAATCCGATGTCGTGGGAATGACCATCCGGGATGCCCGCTTCCGCGACCGCTACGGTGCCGTGGTGCTGGCCGTTGCCCGCGGCGGCAGACGGGTCTCCGGTAACCTGGGCAATATTCGCCTGAAACCGGGCGATGTACTGCTCCTGGAGGCGCGTCCGGCGTTTGTCAGCCGGCAGCACTACAACAAGGACTTTTTGCTGATCAACGACCTGGATACCGAACGCCCTCGCCATGATCGGGCGTGGTTGTCGTGGGCGATTCTTCTGGTGCTGGTAGGGCTGGCTGCCTGCGGCGTTGTCAGCATGCTGAACGCTGCGCTGCTGGGCGCGGCACTGATGATTCTCACCGGCTGCTGCTCCGTTGAGCAGGCCCAGAAATCCGTTGATGTGCCGGTGATCTTGACCATCGGGGCGTCGTTCGCCTTGGGCGCCGCGCTCCAGCAGACCGGAGCGGCCGCCTTGCTGGCGACCACCATCCTGGAATTCAGTCAGGGTGAGGTGTTGCTGGCAATTCTACTGGTCTATGTGGCGGTATCGGTGCTGACGGAAATCATCACCAACAACGCAGCGGCGGTGCTGATCATTCCCATCGTGCTCTCGATGACAACCACCATGGGTATTGGCGCCGAGCCGTTTGTGATCGCGGTGATGATGGCGGCATCGGCGAGTTTCGCGACTCCCCTGGGTTATCAGACCAACATGATGGTGTTCGGCCCGGGCGGATATCGTTTTCTGGATTTTGTGCGCGTAGGGTTGCCGATGAATCTGTTCATCGGCGGGGTGACGGTTGCGGTTATTGCGCAGGTTTACGGGCTTACCTTCGGTTGA
- a CDS encoding protease complex subunit PrcB family protein, translated as MIKNRSIIALASALTLTAGCALSQTETDTGAPLARQIGQSSHCGLAAPGHLILRSVDDVDRLEQLPARTLSLAPLRELDYGREYVVLAALGQKPTGGFSVMLADSAIVDGRLDLTVNIKAPEPGAVVPQMMTTPCAVIAVTAAGWEGLRLVPAENNR; from the coding sequence ATGATAAAAAACCGTTCCATTATTGCGCTTGCCTCCGCGCTTACCCTGACAGCCGGTTGCGCTCTGAGTCAGACCGAAACCGATACCGGCGCACCGCTGGCGAGGCAGATCGGACAGTCTTCCCACTGCGGCCTGGCGGCACCCGGCCACCTTATTCTCCGCAGTGTCGACGATGTCGACCGGCTGGAGCAGTTGCCGGCACGGACCTTGTCGCTGGCACCGCTGCGAGAGCTGGATTATGGTCGGGAATACGTTGTCCTCGCTGCGCTGGGGCAAAAGCCGACGGGTGGGTTCAGTGTCATGCTGGCGGATTCTGCCATTGTGGACGGGCGCCTGGACCTGACAGTTAACATCAAGGCGCCCGAACCGGGTGCGGTGGTTCCCCAGATGATGACGACCCCTTGCGCCGTCATCGCCGTTACGGCAGCGGGCTGGGAAGGTTTGCGGCTGGTCCCGGCGGAAAACAACCGTTGA
- the parC gene encoding DNA topoisomerase IV subunit A gives MPEFQTTDEGFERVSLRDYTEKAYLDYSMYVILDRALPNIGDGLKPVQRRIVYAMSELGLKSTAKYKKSARTVGDVLGKFHPHGDSACYEAMVLMAQPFSYRYPLVDGQGNWGSPDDPKSFAAMRYTESRLAPFAEVLLSELGQGTVDWVPNFDGTMDEPSVLPARLPHVLLNGTTGIAVGMATDIPPHNVREVTSACIRLLDQPDATIDDLCEHIKGPDFPTRAEIITPRKDIRQMYETGRGSLRMRARWIRENGEIIITDLPHQVSGARVLEQIAQQMQTKKLPMVGDLRDESDHENPTRLVIAPRSNRVDLEGLMAHLFATTDLEKTYRVNINVIGNDGRPGVKGLGEVLTEWLAFRRTTVTRRLQYRLDKVLSRLHLLEGLLIAYLNIDEVIEIIRTEDKPKDELMSRFGLSAEQAEAILELKLRHLAKLEEMKIRGEQDELSAERDELQSILGSEDRLRELLKTELLADAETYGDDRRSPMVEREEARAFSEEDLVSNDPVTVVLSEKGWVRAAKGHDIEPEGLSYKAGDRFALAARGRNNQPAIFIDTTGRAYSLMAHSLPSARGQGEPLTGRINPPSGASFAGLLMGDASQKTLLVTDGGYGFVASLNDMISKNRNGKALVSVPKGASIMPPIAVPASDKPLYLAAVSNEGRMLVFPLSELPELAKGKGNKIISIPSARVQSREEFVVAVTVFTEDDQLEIQAGKRKMGLQFSDLEHYLGERGRRGHKLPRGLQRVDAIDVISPVAPAQQEETPESE, from the coding sequence ATGCCAGAGTTTCAGACTACGGATGAGGGGTTTGAGCGGGTTTCACTTCGGGATTACACGGAAAAAGCCTATCTCGATTATTCCATGTACGTCATCCTTGATCGGGCGTTGCCCAACATCGGGGACGGCCTGAAGCCAGTACAGCGGCGTATCGTGTACGCCATGTCTGAGCTGGGATTGAAATCCACCGCCAAATACAAGAAGTCTGCTCGTACCGTGGGCGACGTGCTGGGTAAATTCCACCCGCACGGCGACAGCGCTTGTTACGAAGCCATGGTGCTGATGGCGCAGCCGTTTTCCTACCGCTATCCCCTGGTTGATGGTCAAGGCAACTGGGGGTCACCCGATGATCCCAAATCCTTCGCTGCCATGCGTTACACCGAGTCCCGGCTGGCGCCGTTTGCAGAAGTGCTGCTGAGCGAACTGGGGCAGGGTACCGTGGACTGGGTGCCCAACTTCGATGGCACGATGGATGAGCCGTCGGTTCTGCCGGCACGGCTTCCGCATGTGTTGCTCAACGGCACCACCGGGATTGCCGTGGGCATGGCGACCGATATTCCGCCACACAACGTGCGGGAAGTGACGTCGGCCTGTATTCGGTTGCTCGACCAGCCAGACGCAACCATCGATGATCTTTGTGAACACATCAAGGGGCCGGATTTTCCAACCCGTGCTGAAATCATTACCCCCCGCAAAGACATCCGCCAGATGTACGAAACCGGCCGGGGCTCACTGCGGATGCGGGCTCGCTGGATCCGGGAGAACGGCGAGATCATCATTACCGATCTCCCGCATCAGGTGTCCGGCGCCCGGGTTCTGGAACAGATCGCCCAGCAGATGCAGACCAAGAAACTGCCGATGGTTGGTGACCTCCGAGATGAGTCGGATCACGAAAACCCAACCCGGCTGGTGATTGCGCCACGCTCCAATCGTGTGGACCTGGAAGGGCTGATGGCACACCTGTTTGCCACCACCGATCTGGAAAAAACCTATCGCGTCAACATCAACGTTATCGGCAACGATGGCCGGCCGGGCGTCAAGGGCCTGGGAGAGGTGCTGACGGAATGGCTGGCGTTCCGGCGAACCACCGTGACACGGCGACTCCAGTACCGGCTGGACAAAGTGTTGTCCCGGTTGCACCTGCTTGAAGGTTTGTTGATCGCTTACCTGAATATCGATGAAGTCATCGAGATCATTCGAACAGAAGACAAACCCAAGGACGAATTGATGTCCCGGTTTGGCTTGTCGGCCGAACAGGCCGAAGCCATTCTGGAATTGAAGTTGCGCCACCTGGCCAAACTCGAAGAAATGAAGATCCGCGGTGAGCAGGATGAACTGTCCGCCGAGCGCGATGAATTGCAGTCTATCCTTGGTTCCGAGGATCGCTTGCGCGAGTTGCTGAAGACGGAGTTGCTGGCCGATGCGGAAACCTATGGCGACGACCGTCGATCACCGATGGTCGAGCGCGAGGAGGCCCGGGCGTTCAGTGAAGAGGATCTGGTCTCCAACGATCCGGTGACGGTGGTGCTGTCCGAGAAGGGCTGGGTGCGCGCGGCCAAGGGCCACGACATTGAACCCGAAGGTTTGAGCTACAAGGCCGGTGACCGTTTTGCTCTGGCCGCCCGTGGCCGGAATAATCAGCCCGCGATCTTTATCGATACCACCGGGCGCGCTTACTCGTTGATGGCCCACAGCCTTCCGTCGGCGCGGGGTCAGGGGGAACCGCTGACCGGGCGCATCAATCCGCCGTCCGGTGCCAGTTTCGCCGGCCTGTTGATGGGGGATGCCAGTCAGAAAACCCTGCTGGTCACCGATGGTGGCTATGGTTTCGTTGCATCGCTCAATGACATGATCAGCAAGAACCGTAACGGCAAGGCGCTGGTGTCGGTGCCCAAGGGCGCCAGCATCATGCCTCCGATTGCGGTGCCTGCTTCGGACAAGCCGCTGTACCTCGCCGCCGTATCGAACGAGGGACGCATGCTGGTATTCCCGCTCAGTGAGCTACCTGAGCTGGCCAAGGGTAAGGGCAACAAGATCATCAGTATTCCGTCAGCCCGGGTCCAGAGCAGGGAAGAGTTCGTGGTGGCCGTCACCGTCTTTACCGAAGACGATCAACTGGAAATCCAGGCCGGCAAGCGCAAGATGGGGCTGCAGTTCAGCGATCTTGAGCACTACCTGGGAGAGCGTGGCCGGCGCGGCCATAAGTTGCCGAGAGGGCTTCAGCGGGTGGACGCTATTGATGTCATTTCCCCAGTGGCACCGGCCCAGCAAGAGGAGACGCCGGAGAGTGAGTGA